A region from the Lolium perenne isolate Kyuss_39 chromosome 4, Kyuss_2.0, whole genome shotgun sequence genome encodes:
- the LOC127292629 gene encoding probable LRR receptor-like serine/threonine-protein kinase At2g16250: MTQTTTTPQLPLPHTHPLRSTSSPMLPRRSLAVLLLPLLLLSSSALAQPQPQPLHPQDLAALHGLRASLGLRARDWPDRADPCAAWAGVACRAGRVAGIRLAGLRRTRAGALRAAFAVDALRGLTALQAFNASGFPLPGPIPAWFGRGLPPSLAVLDLRSAAVRGDLPPDLGSSGSLAALVLAGNSLSGPIPASLFASKALRVLDLSNNNLTGELPVVSASAGDGPGALFSVSGNSLYGAIGDDLLVSLKKRFRVVDVSNNYFAQVVGNGSDGTVHIDMNCLTGMPSQRSRGDCQDFYKRNGSPLSDPPPGKKGVKRKHVLAGVLGATAIVAVLFLAALVFCFLKRGRRRPRGRGLEQNDDGVRSARKSSSVNPMVQSPSWAANSPPKGVPAVVDGFTYEQLHHATGGFGDDNLVKHGRSGDIYRGALESGLNVVVKKIDLKSSRKNVVELGFLGKKSHARIVPLLGHLVKDGEGLLVYKYMAKGDLTTALHRKPLDPEEGLCSLDWITRLKIAIGVAEALCFLHDECSPPLVHRDIQASSVLLEDKFEVRLGSLSEICLQPSEGSRSFFSRVLRSSKSLDKNISGPPASCSYDVYCFGKVLLEIITGNFGVSGSSDTDSEDWLASTLGYIETHDKESISNIVDPLLIVDEDHLEEVWAVSIVAKACLNPKPSRRPLARYILKALENPLRVVREELFASSSSPRIRSTSSRSSWRSAFHGHSYRYSEVQVSGKALTRKHSAESHGSDKDENSFSFKKASREMFPGSLELEDSTVM; the protein is encoded by the exons ATGACACAGACCACCACCACCCCGCAGCTACCTCTACCTCACACCCACCCACTCCGCTCCACCTCCTCCCCCATGCTTCCGCGCCGCAGCCTCGCCGTCCTGCTCCTCCCGCtgcttctcctctcctcctcggcgCTCGCCcagccgcagccgcagccgctCCATCCCCAGGACCTCGCGGCGCTGCACGGCCTGCGCGCGTCGCTGGGCCTGCGCGCGCGGGACTGGCCGGACCGGGCGGACCCCTGCGCCGCCTGGGCCGGCGTCGCCTGCCGCGCCGGCCGCGTCGCGGGGATCCGCCTCGCCGGGCTCCGCCGCACCCGCGCCGGCGCCCTCCGCGCCGCCTTCGCCGTCGACGCGCTGCGCGGCCTCACGGCGCTCCAGGCCTTCAACGCCTCCGGCTTCCCGCTCCCCGGCCCCATCCCCGCCTGGTTCGGCCGCGGCCTCCCGCCCTCGCTCGCCGTCCTCGACCTCCGCTCCGCCGCCGTCCGCGGCGACCTGCCCCCCGACCTCGGCTCGTCCGGGAGCCTCGCCGCCCTCGTCCTCGCCGGTAACAGCCTCTCCGGCCCGATCCCCGCGTCGCTTTTCGCCAGTAAGGCTCTCCGGGTCCTTGATCTTTCCAACAACAACCTCACCGGGGAACTCCCAGTCGTGTCTGCCTCCGCCGGTGATGGACCCGGGGCTCTGTTCAGCGTCTCGGGGAATTCACTCTACGGTGCAATTGGCGATGACCTCCTGGTGTCCCTCAAGAAGAGGTTTCGGGTGGTCGATGTGTCGAACAATTACTTTGCCCAAGTGGTTGGGAATGGCTCTGATGGAACCGTCCACATCGACATGAACTGCTTGACAGGCATGCCAAGCCAGCGCAGCCGTGGCGACTGCCAGGATTTCTACAAGAGGAATGGATCGCCATTGTCAGACCCACCCCCGGGCAAGAAAGGGGTCAAGCGGAAGCATGTACTAGCTGGAGTTCTTGGAGCTACCGCAATCGTGGCAGTCCTTTTCCTTGCAGCGCTGGTGTTTTGCTTTCTGAAGAGGGGGAGAAGGAGGCCGAGAGGAAGAGGGCTGGAGCAGAACGACGACGGCGTCCGCTCTGCGCGCAAGAGCAGCAGCGTGAACCCGATGGTGCAGTCGCCATCCTGGGCAGCTAACAGTCCACCCAAGGGCGTGCCTGCTGTTGTGGATGGGTTCACCTACGAGCAGCTGCACCATGCTACCGGAGGCTTCGGAGATGATAACCTCGTTAAGCATGGGCGCTCCGGGGACATCTACCGTGGTGCCTTGGAGAGCGGCTTAAATGTTGTCGTCAAGAAGATCGACCTTAAGAGCAGTAGGAAGAACGTAGTGGAATTGGGATTTCTCGGGAAAAAATCCCATGCGAGGATTGTTCCGTTGCTGGGGCATTTGGTCAAGGATGGCGAGGGATTGCTAGTGTACAAGTACATGGCCAAGGGAGATTTGACAACCGCACTGCACAGGAAGCCATTGGATCCCGAAGAGGGGTTGTGTTCATTGGATTGGATAACAAGACTGAAGATTGCCATTGGTGTTGCTGAGGCCTTGTGCTTCCTTCACGATGAATGCAGTCCACCATTGGTTCACAG AGATATCCAAGCAAGCAGTGTGCTTCttgaagacaaatttgaagtgCGCCTTGGAAGTTTGAGTGAAATTTGCCTTCAACCAAGTGAGGGAAGCAGGAGTTTCTTCTCTAGGGTGTTGCGATCATCAAA GTCTCTTGACAAGAATATATCAG GTCCACCTGCTAGCTGCTCATATGATGTTTACTGCTTTGGAAAGGTGCTGCTTGAGATAATCACCGGGAATTTCGGTGTGAGTGGCTCAAGTGACACTGATTCAGAGGATTGGTTGGCAAGCACGTTAGGCTATATTGAAACACACGACAAGGAGAGCATCTCAAATATTGTAGACCCTTTACTTATTGTTGACGAAGACCACCTAGAAGAAGTATGGGCAGTCTCAATTGTGGCGAAGGCATGCTTGAATCCAAAGCCCTCTAGGCGGCCACTTGCTCGGTACATCTTGAAAGCGCTGGAGAACCCGCTAAGGGTGGTCCGGGAAGAGCTTTTCGCGAGCTCCAGTTCACCTCGGATCAGGAGCACCTCATCTCGAAGCTCTTGGCGTTCTGCTTTCCACGGGCACTCGTACCGGTACTCGGAGGTGCAAGTATCAGGGAAAGCACTTACACGCAAACACTCGGCGGAATCTCATGGAAGCGATAAGGACGAAAACTCGTTCTCATTCAAGAAGGCTTCACGGGAGATGTTCCCGGGTTCACTAGAGCTGGAAGACAGTACTGTAATGTAG
- the LOC127292630 gene encoding small ribosomal subunit protein uS14 produces MGHENVWNSHPKNYGPGSRVCRVCGNSHGLIRKYGLMCCRQCFRSNAKEIGFIKYR; encoded by the exons atggGACACGAAAACGTCTGGAACTCGCACCCCAAGAACTACGGCCCCGGATCCAGGGTTTG CCGTGTCTGCGGCAACTCGCATGGCCTGATCCGGAAGTACGGGCTGATGTGCTGCAGGCAGTGCTTCCGCAGCAACGCCAAGGAAATCGGCTTCATCAAG TACCGTTAA
- the LOC139838963 gene encoding uncharacterized protein, which produces METIATATLGERPPWQDLPPDLLGLVLQRVPSHADRVHVRAVCRSWHAGAGAGAGVQPWLLPLLPWLLRCDGTFLSLPDGVVHHIAFPDDVTLHRSTGDMLFLVHNDGRCSLVNPFSRETAHQYVSAECFRYEFNSTVVYNIRKAVVMPDHIITIDNNRRVAIQSRAPNLRWTHWLETGAYDVDVALFQEKLYVLVGTYTWGPKLYVMNIINESMAPYNASSATQ; this is translated from the coding sequence ATGGAGACAATTGCGACGGCCACGCTCGGCGAGCGCCCGCCATGGCAGGACCTCCCGCCGGACCTTCTGGGCCTCGTCCTCCAGCGTGTGCCGTCCCATGCCGACCGCGTCCATGTCCGCGCTGTATGCCGGTCCTGGCACGCCGGCGCAGGCGCAGGCGCCGGCGTGCAGCCTTGGCTGCTACCACTACTTCCCTGGCTCTTACGGTGCGACGGCACCTTCCTCAGCCTTCCCGACGGCGTGGTCCACCACATCGCCTTCCCTGACGATGTCACTCTACACAGGTCCACCGGAGACATGCTCTTCCTCGTGCACAACGATGGTAGATGCTCTCTAGTGAACCCTTTCTCCCGGGAGACGGCACATCAGTACGTTAGCGCCGAGTGCTTCCGTTACGAGTTCAACAGCACCGTCGTCTACAACATCCGCAAGGCGGTGGTGATGCCCGACCACATCATCACCATCGACAACAACCGTCGAGTCGCTATTCAGTCGAGGGCCCCGAATCTCCGGTGGACGCACTGGCTAGAAACCGGCGCATATGACGTCGACGTTGCGCTCTTCCAAGAGAAGCTCTATGTCCTCGTCGGGACATATACTTGGGGTCCGAAACTCTATGTCATGAACATCATCAACGAAAGCATGGCACCCTACAATGCATCATCCGCAACCCAATAG